A single region of the Variovorax paradoxus genome encodes:
- a CDS encoding ligase-associated DNA damage response exonuclease, translating into MAAKEEDLVVARPEGLYCPPGDFYIDPWRPVARAVITHAHSDHARMGHAHYLAHTDSAGTLRTRLGSDIALQTLGYGEAIEHHGVRVSLHPAGHVLGSAQVRLEHGGRVWVASGDYKTEPDGTCMPFEPVPCDTFITESTFGLPIYRWPTQAALFAEIDAWWRANAEAGRASVLFCYAFGKAQRILHGVDASIGPIVVHGAVEPLNAVYRAAGVALPETLRVTDPGVDAALLKRALVLAPPSAQGTPWMRRFGNYADAFASGWMQLRGTRRRRGVDRGFVMSDHADWPGLQQAIAGTGASRVFVTHGSVAVMVRWLTENGLDAQGFKTEYGDEDDQGQGAATP; encoded by the coding sequence ATGGCCGCGAAGGAAGAAGATCTCGTCGTCGCTCGTCCCGAGGGGCTGTATTGCCCACCGGGCGATTTCTACATCGACCCCTGGCGGCCGGTGGCTCGCGCCGTCATCACGCACGCTCACTCCGACCACGCGCGCATGGGCCATGCGCACTACCTGGCGCATACCGACAGCGCCGGCACGCTGCGCACCCGCTTGGGCAGCGACATCGCGCTGCAGACGCTCGGCTATGGCGAAGCCATCGAGCATCATGGCGTGCGCGTTTCGCTGCATCCGGCCGGCCACGTGCTGGGCTCGGCGCAGGTTCGCCTCGAACACGGTGGGCGCGTGTGGGTGGCCTCGGGCGACTACAAGACCGAGCCCGACGGCACCTGCATGCCCTTCGAGCCTGTGCCGTGCGACACCTTCATCACCGAATCGACCTTCGGGCTGCCGATCTATCGCTGGCCCACGCAGGCGGCGCTGTTCGCCGAGATCGATGCATGGTGGCGCGCCAACGCGGAGGCCGGCCGCGCATCGGTGCTGTTCTGCTATGCCTTCGGCAAGGCGCAGCGCATCCTGCACGGCGTCGATGCCTCCATCGGGCCGATCGTGGTGCACGGCGCGGTCGAGCCGCTCAACGCCGTGTATCGCGCCGCAGGCGTGGCCTTGCCAGAGACGCTGCGCGTGACCGACCCCGGCGTGGACGCCGCGCTGCTGAAGCGCGCTCTGGTGCTGGCGCCGCCTTCGGCCCAGGGCACGCCGTGGATGCGCCGCTTCGGCAACTACGCCGACGCGTTTGCGAGCGGCTGGATGCAGCTGCGCGGCACGCGGCGCCGGCGCGGCGTGGACCGCGGCTTTGTCATGTCCGACCACGCCGACTGGCCCGGCCTGCAACAGGCCATTGCAGGCACGGGGGCGAGCCGGGTGTTTGTCACCCATGGCAGCGTGGCGGTCATGGTGCGCTGGCTCACCGAGAACGGCCTGGACGCACAGGGCTTCAAGACCGAGTACGGCGACGAGGACGATCAAGGGCAAGGGGCAGCAACGCCATGA
- a CDS encoding DUF3617 domain-containing protein yields the protein MKITAAAFFTLACAAAMPAMAIDYPARKPGLWEIQTGDGTAAKGASQTIQQCIDAASDKALRDMGQGMGKDTCSKQELRNEGGKLVVDSVCKIGSTTATSHAVVSGDFSSAYRMESKSTYSPPLMGRAEGSAVIEAKWIGPCKAGQKPGDMIMSNGMKMNVLEMAGGRKK from the coding sequence ATGAAGATCACTGCCGCTGCTTTCTTCACGCTGGCCTGCGCGGCCGCCATGCCCGCCATGGCCATCGACTACCCTGCGCGCAAGCCCGGCCTCTGGGAAATCCAGACCGGCGACGGCACCGCCGCCAAGGGCGCGAGCCAGACCATCCAGCAGTGCATCGACGCGGCCAGCGACAAGGCCCTCCGCGACATGGGCCAGGGCATGGGCAAGGACACGTGCTCCAAGCAGGAGCTGCGCAACGAAGGCGGCAAGCTGGTCGTCGATTCGGTCTGCAAGATCGGCTCCACCACCGCCACGTCGCACGCGGTGGTGAGCGGCGACTTCAGCTCGGCCTACCGCATGGAGAGCAAGTCGACCTACAGCCCGCCGCTGATGGGCCGCGCCGAGGGCTCGGCCGTCATCGAAGCCAAATGGATCGGCCCCTGCAAGGCCGGCCAGAAGCCCGGCGACATGATCATGTCCAACGGCATGAAGATGAACGTGCTCGAAATGGCGGGCGGGCGCAAGAAGTAG
- a CDS encoding phosphatase PAP2 family protein, which yields MTPSSLRDPPLSGPQPWLRALGRRCLALWPLKLVGNTVATIGFFPLYFWIMKNAGQPWTLPLTAFDRLIAFWPALLPVYLSLWLYIALPVFLAKDKRELSSFALGCAAMTFISLAVFWFVPTAIPNFTIDATPGTSLHFLKMVDAAGNAFPSLHVSFSVLACVVLARQLRDVAAPMWLRAFNIAWAAAIVYSTMAVRQHVLVDVLGGLALGIGFGLASRPRRSTRAVAVRPEPA from the coding sequence ATGACACCTTCTTCCCTTCGAGACCCGCCGCTTTCCGGCCCGCAGCCCTGGCTTCGCGCCCTGGGCCGGCGCTGCCTCGCGCTCTGGCCGCTGAAGCTGGTCGGCAACACGGTGGCCACCATCGGCTTCTTTCCGCTGTACTTCTGGATCATGAAGAACGCCGGCCAGCCCTGGACGCTGCCGCTCACCGCGTTCGACCGGCTGATCGCCTTCTGGCCGGCGCTGCTGCCGGTCTATCTTTCGCTCTGGCTCTACATCGCGCTGCCGGTGTTCCTTGCGAAGGACAAGCGGGAGCTCTCGAGCTTTGCGCTGGGCTGTGCGGCCATGACCTTCATCTCGCTCGCGGTGTTCTGGTTTGTGCCGACAGCCATACCCAACTTCACCATCGACGCGACTCCGGGCACCTCGCTTCATTTTCTGAAAATGGTCGATGCGGCCGGCAACGCGTTTCCGTCGCTGCATGTGTCGTTCTCGGTGCTTGCCTGCGTGGTGCTTGCCCGGCAATTGCGCGACGTGGCCGCGCCCATGTGGCTTCGCGCGTTCAACATCGCATGGGCCGCAGCCATCGTCTATTCGACGATGGCGGTGCGCCAGCACGTGCTCGTCGACGTGCTTGGCGGCTTGGCGCTGGGCATCGGGTTCGGGCTTGCTTCGCGGCCGCGCAGATCAACTCGCGCGGTGGCTGTGCGGCCGGAGCCGGCGTAG
- a CDS encoding Gfo/Idh/MocA family protein, which yields MTNTPLRKLRCAMVGGGRDAFIGAVHRKAMALDGQIELVAGALSSSPEKARASGRDLGLADDRNHGDWQSLLADELKRPPEERIDFVSIVTPNHVHFPVAQAFAEAGFHVVCDKPLVHTREQADALVATVARQGTVFGVTYNYTGYPMVRQAREMVRSGQLGELRKVVVEYNQGWLASQLEDAGNKQAGWRTDPARSGAAGAIGDIGSHAENLVASVTGLEIESLCADLSALVPGRMLDDDGSLLLRFKGGARGVLIASQINTGLENDLRLRISGALGTLEWRQERPSELLHLPHDGPKRTLTRGSPWLCESAQLASRLPAGHPEGFIEAFANIYGGVSADIRARIAGQQADAIAADYPRVEDGARGVRFIERTVASSKSELKWTPW from the coding sequence ATGACCAATACACCTCTTCGCAAGCTCCGCTGCGCCATGGTCGGCGGCGGGCGCGACGCCTTCATCGGCGCCGTGCACCGCAAGGCCATGGCGCTGGACGGGCAGATCGAGCTCGTGGCCGGCGCGCTGTCGTCCAGCCCCGAGAAGGCACGCGCCTCGGGCCGCGACCTCGGGCTGGCCGACGACCGCAACCACGGCGACTGGCAGTCTCTGCTGGCTGATGAGCTCAAGCGACCGCCCGAGGAGCGCATCGACTTCGTCTCGATCGTCACGCCCAACCATGTGCACTTTCCGGTGGCGCAAGCCTTTGCCGAAGCGGGCTTTCACGTGGTGTGCGACAAGCCGCTGGTGCACACGCGCGAGCAGGCCGATGCGCTCGTGGCCACCGTGGCAAGGCAGGGCACGGTCTTCGGCGTGACCTACAACTACACCGGCTACCCGATGGTGCGGCAAGCGCGCGAAATGGTCCGCTCGGGCCAGCTCGGCGAGCTGCGCAAGGTGGTCGTCGAATACAACCAGGGCTGGCTCGCAAGCCAGCTCGAAGACGCCGGCAACAAGCAGGCCGGCTGGCGCACCGACCCGGCACGCAGCGGCGCCGCCGGTGCCATCGGCGACATCGGCTCGCATGCCGAGAACCTCGTCGCGAGCGTGACCGGGCTGGAAATCGAGAGCCTCTGCGCCGACCTCAGCGCGCTGGTGCCGGGCCGCATGCTCGACGACGACGGCAGCCTGCTCCTGCGCTTCAAGGGCGGCGCGCGCGGCGTGCTGATCGCCTCGCAGATCAACACCGGGCTGGAGAACGACCTGCGCCTGCGCATCTCCGGCGCGCTGGGCACGCTCGAATGGCGACAGGAGCGGCCGAGCGAATTGCTGCACCTGCCGCACGACGGACCCAAGCGCACTCTCACGCGCGGCTCGCCGTGGCTGTGCGAATCGGCGCAGCTTGCGAGCCGCCTGCCGGCGGGGCATCCCGAAGGCTTCATCGAGGCCTTTGCCAACATCTATGGCGGTGTCTCCGCCGACATCCGCGCACGCATCGCGGGCCAGCAGGCCGATGCCATTGCAGCGGACTATCCGCGCGTGGAAGACGGCGCCCGCGGCGTCCGCTTCATCGAGCGCACGGTGGCTTCGTCGAAAAGCGAATTAAAGTGGACGCCCTGGTAG
- a CDS encoding substrate-binding domain-containing protein: MTSFTRRIALTAVAATALASLPALAAEKVNLGVSIPAATHSFMGGINYWANQAKKDLEKQHKDLKITIKTAANAPEQANQLQDLSTVTKINALVVFPFESAALTKPVAQVKAKGAYVTVVDRGLTDTSAQDAYVAGDNTAFGRIPAEYIAKQLGGKGNVVALRGIATTLDNERMDAFNAVLKNHPDIKLLDAKYANWNRDDAFKVTQDYLTRFKQIDAIWAADDDMAVGVLKAIEQAKRDDIKIVFGGAGAKGMVKTIMDGKDKRIGADVSYSPKFIYDAIKLTAEARLKGEKLPATTIIPSVLITKENAKDFYHPNSPF, translated from the coding sequence ATGACAAGCTTCACCCGTCGCATCGCACTCACGGCCGTGGCCGCAACAGCGCTCGCGAGCCTGCCCGCGCTCGCCGCCGAGAAAGTGAACCTCGGCGTTTCGATTCCCGCGGCCACGCACAGCTTCATGGGCGGCATCAACTACTGGGCCAACCAGGCCAAGAAGGACCTGGAGAAGCAGCACAAGGACCTGAAGATCACGATCAAGACCGCGGCCAACGCGCCCGAGCAGGCCAACCAGCTGCAAGACCTTTCGACCGTCACCAAGATCAACGCGCTCGTGGTGTTTCCGTTCGAGTCGGCCGCGCTGACCAAGCCGGTGGCGCAGGTCAAGGCCAAGGGCGCCTACGTGACCGTGGTCGACCGCGGCCTGACCGACACCAGCGCGCAGGACGCCTACGTGGCCGGCGACAACACCGCCTTCGGCCGCATTCCCGCCGAATACATTGCCAAGCAGCTCGGCGGCAAGGGCAACGTGGTCGCCCTGCGCGGCATTGCCACCACGCTCGACAACGAGCGCATGGACGCCTTCAATGCGGTGCTCAAGAACCATCCGGACATCAAGCTGCTCGACGCCAAGTACGCCAACTGGAACCGCGACGACGCCTTCAAGGTCACGCAGGACTACCTCACGCGCTTCAAGCAGATCGACGCCATCTGGGCAGCCGACGACGACATGGCCGTGGGGGTGCTCAAGGCCATCGAGCAAGCCAAGCGCGACGACATCAAGATCGTCTTCGGCGGCGCGGGCGCCAAGGGCATGGTCAAGACCATCATGGACGGCAAGGACAAGCGCATTGGCGCGGACGTGAGCTACTCGCCCAAGTTCATCTACGACGCGATCAAGCTCACGGCCGAAGCGCGGCTGAAGGGCGAGAAGCTGCCCGCGACCACCATCATTCCTTCGGTGCTGATCACCAAGGAAAACGCGAAAGACTTCTACCACCCGAACTCGCCGTTCTGA
- a CDS encoding ABC transporter permease yields MPPEQQTPMPQPEAAQHRSESKPRWTEHLHGLGPVIGLVLLCIGGTLLNSDFATVDNAMNVLTRTAFIGIIAVGMCFVIISGGIDLSVGSMAALIAGSVIMFINWAGPASGSPLMAVVMGAVLAVVLGALFGLAHGLLITKGRIEPFIVTLGTLGIFRAYLTYFADGGALTLDNDLSDLYAPVYYASLAGIPVPVWVFVIVAIIGGVILNRTAYGRYVQAIGSNEQVARYAAVDVDRVKILTYVLLGVCVGIATLLYVPRLGSASPTTGLLWELEAIAAVIVGGTALKGGAGSITGTVVGAILLSVISNILNLTSIISVYLNAAVQGFVIIIVAFLQRGRR; encoded by the coding sequence ATGCCACCGGAACAGCAGACACCCATGCCGCAGCCTGAAGCCGCGCAGCACCGCAGCGAAAGCAAGCCGCGCTGGACCGAGCACCTGCACGGCCTCGGCCCCGTCATCGGCCTTGTGCTGCTGTGCATCGGCGGCACGCTGCTCAACAGCGACTTTGCCACGGTCGACAACGCCATGAACGTGCTCACGCGCACGGCCTTCATCGGCATCATCGCGGTGGGCATGTGCTTCGTGATCATCTCGGGCGGCATCGACCTGTCGGTGGGTTCGATGGCGGCGCTCATCGCGGGCAGCGTGATCATGTTCATCAACTGGGCCGGACCGGCCTCGGGCTCCCCGCTGATGGCGGTGGTGATGGGTGCGGTGCTTGCCGTCGTGCTGGGCGCGCTGTTCGGCCTGGCGCACGGCCTGCTCATCACCAAAGGGCGCATCGAACCCTTCATCGTCACGCTGGGCACGCTCGGCATCTTTCGCGCGTACCTCACCTACTTTGCCGACGGCGGCGCGCTCACGCTCGACAACGACCTGTCGGACCTCTATGCGCCGGTGTACTACGCAAGCCTTGCGGGCATCCCGGTTCCGGTGTGGGTGTTCGTGATCGTCGCGATCATCGGCGGCGTCATATTGAACCGCACGGCCTACGGGCGTTATGTACAGGCCATCGGATCGAACGAGCAGGTCGCGCGCTACGCGGCGGTGGATGTCGACCGCGTGAAGATCCTGACCTACGTGCTGCTGGGCGTGTGCGTGGGCATTGCCACGCTGCTTTACGTGCCGCGCCTGGGCTCGGCGTCGCCGACCACGGGCCTCTTGTGGGAGCTCGAGGCCATTGCCGCGGTGATCGTCGGCGGCACCGCACTGAAGGGCGGCGCGGGCAGCATCACGGGCACCGTGGTGGGCGCCATCCTGCTCTCGGTCATCAGCAACATCCTGAATCTCACCAGCATCATCAGCGTGTACCTAAACGCCGCGGTGCAGGGCTTCGTGATCATCATCGTCGCGTTCCTCCAAAGAGGACGCCGCTAG
- a CDS encoding sugar ABC transporter ATP-binding protein produces the protein MTAEETKGSVAVEFADVVKAFGPVQVLHGVSFSLAPGRVYGLLGENGAGKSTLMKILAGYESLTGGVLRINGEPQQFTSSRDAEALGIVLIHQEFNLAEDLSVAQNIFLGHEKKKGWLLDDASMERDAAAALAAVGLQVDPRTKVRRLIVAEKQLVEIAKAIARRARLLIMDEPTATLTPGETERLFKLIAQLRADGVTIVYISHKLDEVEQVTDEVIVMRDGRFVARAPTPEVSRHQMANLMVGRELADLYPPRDVVVADDAPAMRVRNFSVPGWANDVGFEVRPGEILGFAGLVGAGRTELFEGLLGLRPASGQVEMLGKTVPDQKGWRNPRDAAKHGLTYLSEDRKGKGLHVNFGLRQNLTLMALERYTRPWLQPDAERGALAEAVKDYGIRTGSLDVRASSLSGGNQQKLALAKVLQPKPKVVVLDEPTRGVDIGAKRDIYFLIQRLAREGLAVIVVSSELMELIGLCHRVAVMRAGRLVATLNADNLTEEELIAHATGTADTHAAA, from the coding sequence ATGACCGCAGAAGAAACCAAGGGAAGCGTCGCCGTCGAATTTGCCGATGTGGTGAAGGCCTTCGGCCCCGTGCAGGTGCTGCACGGCGTGAGCTTTTCGCTGGCGCCGGGCCGCGTCTACGGATTGCTCGGCGAGAACGGCGCGGGCAAGTCGACGCTGATGAAGATTCTTGCGGGGTACGAGTCGCTCACTGGCGGCGTGCTGCGCATCAACGGCGAGCCGCAGCAGTTCACGAGTTCGCGCGATGCGGAGGCACTGGGCATCGTGCTGATCCACCAGGAATTCAATCTTGCCGAAGACCTGAGCGTGGCGCAGAACATCTTCCTCGGCCACGAGAAGAAAAAAGGCTGGCTGTTGGACGACGCTTCGATGGAACGCGATGCCGCCGCCGCATTGGCCGCGGTGGGCCTGCAGGTCGACCCGCGGACCAAGGTGCGCCGCCTCATCGTCGCGGAAAAGCAGCTCGTCGAAATTGCCAAGGCCATTGCCCGCCGTGCGCGCCTGCTCATCATGGACGAGCCCACCGCCACGCTCACCCCCGGCGAGACCGAGCGGCTCTTCAAGCTCATCGCACAGCTGCGCGCCGATGGCGTGACCATCGTCTACATCTCGCACAAGCTCGACGAAGTGGAGCAGGTGACCGACGAGGTGATCGTGATGCGCGATGGCCGCTTTGTGGCGCGTGCACCCACGCCCGAGGTCTCGCGCCACCAGATGGCCAACCTCATGGTGGGCCGCGAATTGGCCGACCTGTACCCGCCGCGCGACGTGGTGGTGGCCGACGACGCGCCCGCCATGCGCGTGCGCAACTTCAGCGTGCCCGGCTGGGCGAACGACGTCGGCTTTGAAGTGCGCCCCGGAGAGATCCTCGGCTTCGCGGGCCTGGTGGGCGCGGGCCGCACGGAGCTGTTCGAAGGCCTGCTGGGGCTCAGGCCGGCCAGCGGCCAGGTCGAGATGCTCGGCAAGACGGTGCCCGACCAGAAGGGCTGGCGCAATCCGCGCGACGCCGCCAAGCACGGCCTCACCTACCTGAGCGAAGACCGCAAGGGCAAGGGCCTGCACGTGAACTTCGGGCTGCGCCAGAACCTCACGCTGATGGCGCTCGAGCGCTACACCCGCCCATGGCTCCAGCCCGATGCCGAACGTGGCGCGCTGGCCGAGGCCGTGAAGGACTACGGCATTCGCACCGGCTCGCTCGACGTGCGCGCATCGTCGCTCTCGGGCGGCAACCAGCAGAAGCTCGCGCTCGCCAAGGTGCTGCAGCCCAAGCCCAAGGTGGTGGTGCTCGACGAGCCCACGCGCGGCGTCGACATCGGCGCCAAGCGCGACATCTATTTCCTGATCCAGCGACTTGCCCGCGAAGGGCTCGCAGTGATCGTCGTTTCGTCGGAACTGATGGAACTCATCGGCCTGTGCCACCGCGTGGCGGTGATGCGCGCGGGGCGCCTCGTCGCCACGCTCAACGCCGACAACTTGACTGAAGAGGAGCTCATCGCTCATGCCACCGGAACAGCAGACACCCATGCCGCAGCCTGA
- a CDS encoding ROK family protein: MRLLETTFWSAGGSRHAMAEQLGFSKSKANALIAGLVEQGLLAEAGLQRSSGGRRAENLQLHAGLGVLVGIDIGATSLDVAVLRPDLTVLAQHDEPADVREGPAVVLARVRVLMRELLARCNSSAKNVLGIGIGVPGPVNFEIGQLVNPPLMPAWDSFSIRDYLREDYAAPVFVDNDVNLMALGELWRLKRSLNNFLVIKIGTGIGCGIVCHGEVYRGAAGSAGDVGHICVDQEGPRCHCGNVGCVEAMAAGPAITRMAVQAAEAGESAMLAECLRVHGRIEAVDVGQASRAGDTAANGIIQNAGNLIGQMLASVVNFFNPSHVFIGGGITRIGPLFLAAVRQSVYQRSLALSTRHLEIQYTPLGVQGGLIGAGVLAMHETLKVRGVAP, encoded by the coding sequence ATGCGGTTGCTGGAGACCACCTTCTGGTCGGCCGGCGGCTCGCGCCATGCCATGGCCGAACAGCTCGGCTTCTCGAAGAGCAAGGCGAATGCGTTGATTGCGGGCCTTGTCGAACAAGGCCTCCTGGCCGAAGCCGGACTCCAGCGTTCCTCGGGCGGCCGCCGCGCCGAAAACCTGCAACTGCATGCTGGCCTGGGTGTGCTGGTCGGCATCGACATTGGCGCCACCAGCCTCGACGTTGCGGTGCTGCGGCCTGACCTCACCGTGCTTGCTCAGCATGACGAACCCGCCGATGTGCGCGAAGGCCCCGCTGTTGTACTGGCCCGGGTGCGCGTGCTGATGCGCGAACTGCTCGCACGCTGCAACAGCAGCGCCAAGAACGTGCTCGGCATCGGCATCGGGGTGCCGGGCCCCGTCAACTTCGAAATCGGGCAGCTCGTGAACCCGCCGCTGATGCCCGCATGGGACAGCTTCTCGATCCGCGACTACCTGCGCGAGGACTATGCGGCGCCCGTCTTCGTCGACAACGACGTGAACCTGATGGCGCTTGGCGAGCTCTGGCGGCTGAAGCGCTCGCTCAACAACTTTCTCGTGATCAAGATCGGAACCGGCATCGGCTGCGGCATCGTCTGCCATGGCGAGGTCTATCGCGGCGCCGCCGGCTCGGCCGGCGACGTGGGGCACATCTGCGTCGACCAGGAAGGCCCGCGCTGCCACTGCGGCAATGTGGGCTGCGTGGAAGCCATGGCGGCGGGACCGGCCATCACGCGCATGGCCGTGCAGGCGGCCGAAGCCGGCGAAAGCGCCATGCTCGCCGAATGCCTGCGGGTGCACGGGCGCATCGAAGCCGTCGACGTCGGCCAGGCGAGCCGCGCGGGTGACACGGCGGCCAACGGCATCATCCAGAACGCCGGCAACCTCATCGGCCAGATGCTTGCGTCGGTGGTGAATTTCTTCAACCCGTCGCACGTGTTCATCGGCGGCGGCATCACGCGCATCGGGCCGCTGTTTCTGGCGGCCGTGCGGCAGAGCGTCTACCAGCGTTCGCTCGCGCTCTCGACCCGGCACCTGGAGATCCAGTACACGCCGCTTGGCGTGCAGGGCGGGCTGATCGGCGCCGGCGTGCTCGCAATGCACGAAACGTTAAAAGTCCGCGGAGTGGCGCCATGA
- a CDS encoding F0F1 ATP synthase subunit epsilon: MANTIHVDVVSAEESIFSGEAKFVALPGEAGELGIYPRHTPLITRIRPGAVRIETADGGEEFVFVAGGILEVQPDTVTVLSDTAIRGKDLDDEKANQAKAAAEEALKNAKSDIDIAMAQSELAVMAAQIAALRKYRQKK, translated from the coding sequence ATGGCAAACACCATTCACGTCGACGTGGTCTCCGCAGAAGAGTCGATCTTCTCGGGCGAGGCCAAGTTCGTCGCGCTGCCCGGTGAAGCCGGCGAGCTCGGCATCTATCCGCGCCACACGCCGCTGATCACGCGCATCCGCCCGGGTGCCGTGCGCATCGAAACGGCCGACGGCGGCGAAGAGTTCGTCTTCGTGGCTGGCGGCATTCTCGAAGTGCAGCCCGACACCGTCACCGTGCTGTCCGACACCGCCATTCGCGGCAAGGACCTCGACGACGAAAAGGCCAACCAGGCCAAGGCCGCCGCCGAGGAAGCGCTCAAGAACGCCAAGAGCGACATCGACATTGCCATGGCGCAATCCGAACTCGCCGTCATGGCCGCCCAGATCGCGGCGCTTCGCAAGTACCGCCAGAAGAAGTAA
- the atpD gene encoding F0F1 ATP synthase subunit beta, protein MAQANAVQGKIVQCIGAVVDVEFPRDQMPKVYDALKFEGSALTLEVQQQLGDGVVRTIALGSSDGLRRGLIVTNTGAPITVPVGKATLGRIMDVLGSPIDERGPVGQELTASIHRKAPAYDELSPSQDLLETGIKVIDLVCPFAKGGKVGLFGGAGVGKTVNMMELINNIAKAHSGLSVFAGVGERTREGNDFYHEMADSGVVNLEKLEDSKVAMVYGQMNEPPGNRLRVALTGLTIAESFRDEGRDVLFFVDNIYRYTLAGTEVSALLGRMPSAVGYQPTLAEEMGRLQERITSTKVGSITSIQAVYVPADDLTDPSPATTFAHLDSTVVLSRDIASLGIYPAVDPLDSTSRQLDPNVVGEEHYNVARAVQGTLQRYKELRDIIAILGMDELAPEDKLAVARARKIQRFLSQPFHVAEVFTGSPGKYVPLAETIRGFKMIVNGEADHLPEQAFYMVGTIDEAFEKAKKVA, encoded by the coding sequence ATGGCTCAAGCAAACGCAGTGCAAGGCAAGATCGTTCAATGTATCGGCGCTGTGGTCGACGTGGAGTTCCCGCGCGACCAGATGCCGAAGGTCTATGACGCTTTGAAGTTCGAAGGCAGCGCGCTGACTCTCGAAGTCCAGCAGCAGCTCGGCGACGGCGTGGTGCGCACCATTGCGCTCGGCTCGTCCGACGGCCTGCGCCGCGGCCTGATCGTGACCAACACGGGCGCGCCCATCACCGTGCCGGTCGGCAAGGCCACGCTGGGCCGCATCATGGACGTGCTCGGCTCGCCCATCGACGAGCGCGGTCCGGTCGGCCAGGAGCTCACCGCTTCGATCCACCGCAAGGCACCCGCATACGACGAACTGTCGCCCTCGCAAGACCTGCTGGAAACCGGCATCAAGGTGATCGACCTGGTGTGCCCGTTCGCCAAGGGCGGCAAGGTGGGCCTGTTCGGCGGCGCCGGCGTGGGCAAGACCGTGAACATGATGGAACTCATCAACAACATCGCCAAGGCTCACTCGGGTCTGTCGGTGTTTGCCGGCGTGGGTGAACGTACCCGCGAAGGCAACGACTTCTATCACGAGATGGCCGACTCCGGCGTCGTGAACCTCGAGAAGCTCGAGGACTCGAAGGTGGCCATGGTCTACGGCCAGATGAACGAACCCCCGGGCAACCGCCTGCGCGTGGCCCTGACCGGCCTGACCATCGCCGAGTCGTTCCGCGACGAAGGCCGCGACGTGCTGTTCTTCGTGGACAACATCTACCGCTACACGCTGGCCGGTACCGAAGTGTCGGCCCTCTTGGGTCGCATGCCTTCCGCCGTGGGCTACCAGCCGACGCTGGCCGAAGAAATGGGCCGCCTGCAAGAGCGGATCACGTCGACGAAGGTCGGTTCGATCACCTCGATCCAGGCCGTGTACGTGCCTGCCGACGACTTGACCGACCCGTCGCCCGCCACCACCTTCGCCCACCTGGACTCCACCGTGGTGCTGTCGCGCGACATCGCTTCGCTCGGTATCTACCCCGCCGTGGACCCGCTCGACTCGACCTCGCGCCAGCTCGACCCGAACGTGGTCGGCGAAGAACACTACAACGTGGCTCGCGCCGTGCAAGGCACGCTGCAGCGCTACAAGGAACTGCGCGACATCATCGCGATTCTGGGCATGGACGAACTGGCACCGGAAGACAAGCTGGCCGTGGCCCGCGCCCGCAAGATCCAGCGTTTCCTGTCGCAGCCGTTCCACGTGGCCGAAGTGTTCACGGGCTCGCCCGGCAAGTACGTGCCGCTGGCTGAAACCATCCGCGGCTTCAAGATGATCGTGAACGGCGAAGCCGACCACCTGCCGGAACAAGCGTTCTACATGGTCGGTACGATCGACGAGGCTTTCGAGAAGGCCAAGAAGGTCGCGTAA